The Xenopus tropicalis strain Nigerian chromosome 1, UCB_Xtro_10.0, whole genome shotgun sequence DNA segment AATCTTTCCTCAGGCAGTAGTAAGCGGCTAGTTACCGGTGAGAATCTTTCCTCAGGCAGTAGTGAGCGGCTAGTTACCGGTGAGAATCTTTCCTCAGGCAGTAGTGAGCGGCTAGTTACCGGTGAGAATCTTTCCTCAGGCAGTAGTGAGCGGCTAGTTACTGGTGAGAATCTTTCCTCAGGCAGTAGTGAGCGGCTAGTTACTGGTGAGAATCTTTGCTCAGGCAGTAGTGAGCGGCTAGTTACTGGTGAGAATCTTTCCTCAGGCAGTAGTGAGTGGCTAGTTACCGGTGAGAATCTTTCCTCAGGCAGTAGTGAGCGGCTAGTTACTGGTGAGAATCTTTCCTCAGGCAGTAGTGAGCGGCTAGTTACTGGTGAGAATCTTTCCTCAGGCAGTAGTGAGCGGCTAGTTACTGGTGAGAATCTTTGCTCAGGCAGTAGTGAGCGGCTAGTTACTGGTGAGAAGCTTTCCTCAAGCAGTAGTGAGCGGCTAGTTACCGGTGAGAATCTTTCCTCAGGCAGTAGTGAGTGGCTAGTTACTGGTGAGAATCTTTGCTCAGGCAGTAGTGAGCGGCTAGTTACTGGTGAGAATCTTTGCTCAGGCAGTAGTGAGCGGCTAGTTACTGGTGAGAAGCTTTCCTCATGCAGTAGTGAGCAGCTAGTTACCGGTGAGAATCTTTCCTCAGGCAGTAGTGAGTGGCTAGTTACCGGTGAGAATCTTTCCTCAGGCAGTAGTGAGTGGCTAGTTACCGGTGAGAATCTTTCCTCAGGCAGTAGTGAGCGGCTAGTTACCGGTGAGAATCTTTCCTCAGGCAGTAGTGAGCGGCTAGTTACTGGTGAGAATCTTTGCTCAGGCAGTAGTGAGTGGCTAGTTACCGGTGAGAATCTTTCCTCAGGCAGTAGTGAGCGGCTAGTTACCGGTGAGAATCTTTCCTCAGGCAGTAGTGAGCGGCTAGTTACTGGTGAGAATCTTTCCTCAGGCAGTAGTGAGCGGCTAGTTACTGGTGAGAATCTTTCCTCAGGCAGTAGTGAGCAGCTAGTTACTGGTGAGAATCTTTCCTCAGGCAGTAGTGAGTGGCTAGTTACCGGTGAGAATCTTTCCTCAGGCAGTAGTGAGCGGCTAGTTACTGGTGAGAATCTTTCCTCAGGCAGTAGTGAGCGGCTAGTTACTGGTGAGAATCTTTCCTCAGGCAGTAGTGAGCGGCTAGTTACTGGTGAGAATCTTTCCTCAGGCAGTAGTGAGAGGCTAGTTACTGGTGAGAATCTTTGCTCAGGCAGTAGTGAGCGGCTAGTTACCGGTGAGAATCTTTCCTCAGGCAGTAGTGAGCGGCTAGTTACTGGTGAGAATCTTTCCTCAGGCAGTAGTGAGCGGCTAGTTACTGGTGAGAATCTTTCCTCAGGCAGTAGTGAGCAGCTAGTTACTGGTGAGAATCTTTCCTCAGGCAGTAGTGAGTGGCTAGTTACCGGTGAGAATCTTTCCTCAGGCAGTAGTGAGCGGCTAGTTACTGGTGAGAATCTTTCCTCAGGCAGTAGTGAGCGGCTAGTTACTGGTGAGAATCTTTCCTCAGGCAGTAGTGAGCGGCTAGTTACTGGTGAGAATCTTTGCTCAGGCAGTAGT contains these protein-coding regions:
- the LOC116411998 gene encoding Kruppel-like factor 18 is translated as MSAGKYTMPYLMFAYSETSTVSGSKRQGGTSNQESDSHSSSEQLVTGENLSSGSSERLVTGENLSSGSSERLVTGENLSSGSSERLVTGEKLSSGSSERLVTGENLSSGSSERLVTGENLSSGSSERLVTGENLSSGSSKRLVTGENLSSGSSERLVTGENLSSGSSEWLVTGENLSSGSSERLVTGENLSSGSSERLVTGEKLSSGSSERLVTGENLSSGSSERLVTGENLSSGSSERLVTGENLSSGSSKRLVTGENLSSGSSERLVTGENLSSGSSERLVTGENLSSGSSERLVTGENLSSGSSERLVTGENLCSGSSERLVTGENLSSGSSEWLVTGENLSSGSSERLVTGENLSSGSSERLVTGENLSSGSSERLVTGENLCSGSSERLVTGEKLSSSSSERLVTGENLSSGSSEWLVTGENLCSGSSERLVTGENLCSGSSERLVTGEKLSSCSSEQLVTGENLSSGSSEWLVTGENLSSGSSEWLVTGENLSSGSSERLVTGENLSSGSSERLVTGENLCSGSSEWLVTGENLSSGSSERLVTGENLSSGSSERLVTGENLSSGSSERLVTGENLSSGSSEQLVTGENLSSGSSEWLVTGENLSSGSSERLVTGENLSSGSSERLVTGENLSSGSSERLVTGENLSSGSSERLVTGENLCSGSSERLVTGENLSSGSSERLVTGENLSSGSSERLVTGENLSSGSSEQLVTGENLSSGSSEWLVTGENLSSGSSERLVTGENLSSGSSERLVTGENLSSGSSERLVTGENLCSGSSERLVTGEKLSSSSSERLVTGENLSSGSSEWLVTGENLCSGSSERLVTGENLCSGSSERLVTGEKLSSCSSEQLVTGENLSSGSSEWLVTGENLSSGSSERLVTRGSKKPPL